The genome window TTCTATATTGTAGTAAAACAGCAGCTATGGCGATGGGACATGGGGAAACAATTTCTCTGGTGAACAAAGCCATTCTTTATACTCGTTCCAAGGCTTCTAACATGATGATACTATTTCCTCGAATTAcctaaaaaaagtaaatttgaaaagaacaaatttatttAACAGACATAGTAATCATGATTGAAGAATTTTCACCACATCATtaatagtttttcattattaaatgtcAGTTTGTGAggctttttttaaagatgtcaagTCCTTCTTGAATCCTTTGGCAAATCTGTTGCTGTATGAACTAAAAACCTAATCTACCCTCTATTAGAACAAAGACTTCataatttgtaaaaagaaatctaagtgtatctgaaaactattttttataagaaatagGCTGCTAATGATTTCCCTatagttttattcattttccacAGAAGCTCAAGCAGAATGTACTGAAAAAGGTCCCTTTACATGAAACTTGGGGGGGGAGGGTTGGGATGGGGAGTCATATATCTAAAGACTATAAGCTGTTTTTCTGACTCTGATCAtggatttgcttttcaaaatgcagtaatggaaatacatttgaaataagcAATAATACAAATCTTGAaatgagtgattaaaaaaaaaaagttacaccTATCTACTgctcaaacttaaaaaaaaattggcaagaaAATCAAGGCTAACAATTAGGAACTCTTACTACTTCTTAGAGGTCTTTATGCTCTGTTATTTGCTAAAGCTaaattgtcctttttttctttttccccccttttcggCCTCCCCCCagctctggttcaagccattgtttctcagtctagttggcgaccttggtgttaggagcatggcgctccaaccatctgagccaccaggccggccccctatGTTGTCCTTTTTGAGTCACCTTTCCCAAGAAACTTGGACTTGCCACTTACTGAGTATATTGTCCTGTGCTGGGTAAAGAGAGATTCAAAGTCTGGGTCTTGTTGACAAACATCAAAAACTTCTTTAGTAGTCATACTATTATGGCCTAATGAATGCAGAAATGTCTGCTCCTATAATTAAGAACtcagtatttgttttcttctaatgtGAATGGCTGTTATCATGACCATCCCTCTGCAACTTTTACCTTGACTACTGTTGTGTGGGAGACCCtacttgctgcgccatttgtcatgtgggagacccggctcgctgagccatttgtcacgcaaggcggcctgcggggtctcagctcccgctccccacataacgtaggatatggctaggccaaacaggaacacccaaagaaccataggtaggggagtcataccactataggctcactggaggctggagccacatgacctgcaacctgccatccacttctctgcctgccaaccaatcGACTAATTCTCAACTTGACTCTCCAACCAGTGCAGCCggggcagttatatcagtggctaattggctaactggttacagctgatggtcaattagtcACAGCTGAccgccatctactacccgagccagcacctttccacgtgagaccgagagcctggaaactgctctctgggactctgtccccacactactAATCAGAAATCTAGGTTAATTatgtatacaattaaaaataaaaagtgtgatCTGTGGACTGACAGATCTACATCAAATGGGCActtgatagaaatgcaaaatctcaggTTCTGCCCCACACCTATAGAATTAGGATCTGCATTTTTACAAGATCATCTGAGAATTCATAAGTATGTTCTTAATTTTCACTACCCATTAAAATCCCTCAAGATCTTTTAACAAGAAAAAGCACCACTAGAGATAATTTCAATTGCTTTGGGGTAGAATCTAGGAAGTTGTTTTTGCAAAACTCTTCAGGTGATTATAAATGCTCTAGGCTAGTAGTTGATCTTTGCCTTATATTAGAATCACCCGGGGAACTTAAAAACCTCTATGCTACATCCCAGACTAATTTGAGGATGCAACTAAGATGGAGAACTAGCGCTCTAACAAAGAGTGACTATGGGCCTGTATTACATAATAAAGCTCAAAAATGATTTCCAACAGCTATTTCAAGCCAAAGGACCTGAGAGAGTTCTATGTAAGATTCAGATCTAACCTATAGGTAACTGGGATATTACCACAGTTAAATGATTGCCAAAGGTTAAACTCAAAGGGAGATAGAATTCTAATCTTGCTTATAATTTGCCTAACTTCAGTTTAATCCAAGACTTTGATAGAAGGGAAGTTAATGCTTATTCCAAATGAAAAACTAACTCTCTAATTAAGAGAAATCTTACATCTTTACTTACCACCATTCCAATATTGTTCTGTTGCCCACTAGTTGCCATCTCCACACATTCATCTATGACAAGATTCATAAAGGGATCAAATCCCCGTAATATTCCTTGGACATGTCTGCCACCATTTAATTTCactataaaaagggaaaaagaagtttTAATAAAACTGGCCATTAACTATCAAGCATTCATTAAAAATCAGGTGGGTAAAATCCAGGCATATGAGACGTATAATCTACTCTCCATATTATATGCCAAGCGCAGGCTAAACATTTTACACTTACTTCCACATTTAAACTTACAAGAATCCAATAAAGTAGAATTATCCTAGCTTTTTTATGAGGGAATTGAAGTACAGAGTTTTTAAGTAACTGATTCAAGGTTATACAGCCActgtgtggcagagctgggattcaaactgaAGGGTGCTTACCACTAAAGCCACAGTCTTAACCCCTATAtacataaaagtaatatatggGCTAGATTTTTAGTCCTTATAAGTCCTTTGCTTAAAGGAAAAAGGTTGATAAAATTTCAAGTATCACAAAATAGGAAAATCCTGTTAATTTTGTGACAGAGAGGGTTTATATGAAATGAAAAGTCTGAAGTACTGTGAAATTTATTAAACACCAGAAATTAGGTAAATAAGACTGTCTATACAGGGTTCTGATAAACCTGCTTAATGAATGAGAATTAGGGACTCTGTGTGAATTTTTGTAAAGTTGCTCCAAACAGTATACGCTGCCAAGACACACGTAAAAAGCAACTgagtaattaaaaagaaacaagaataaaactTACACGATAACTTCTTGTCCATAAATCTGAAAAAGCAAAAGGGATAAAGATTTTATAAccgattttaaaaatttaagcataaATAAGCACAAAAGTAGGTATACAatcaattatataataatttgcTAGTCAATATAATCGGCTAAAATTTACACAATAGGAATAATGAAATCTAAAATAGTAAAAATCTTGTACTGCTATAAAGGATGAGGGAATAATGGCCCACCTCACAGTTAGTACTTATACAAAGCAATGTATTTTGGGGAGGGGCAAgataactaataaaaaagaatgggtTTATATTAATGTACATTAAACTGAGTCATCATACTGATGtgaattataaaaacattctTGTTGTTCAATACTGACCTAATTTTCAATGGTTGGATTTTATAGccataacagaaaaacaaaaatttgattatattttggttatttccaaaaACAAAGTTGTGAAGAAACCAAAACGGTTACAGTCAAACCATATTCAATCcaattgctattttattttatatttgagacAATAAgtagtattttaatattaagcATTATTCTTCAACACATTAAgtttattttagcaaaataaatgcatatttgaaGCTTTAAACAATTTGAATTAAACAAGAAAATCTGATCTCAGCAGGGTAGTATGAAAATACTAGGCTGTGTAGTCAAACCAGTTTTCACCTCTTCCAGTTATAGGCTAGCAAATAGGaaatttcattcaattttaatGTATTGGGTAGTATGGGAGAATGCAAAGATAAGTAAGACACAGGGCCTGACAGAACGTGTGACAAAGtacattaacaaataaaaatatatagtatgatgtataaaatgatgtattttaatacaatatattatataaagcATAGCAAATATAACAAACATGagcttatttaatccttatgacaACTTTGTAAGATATATGAGTATTACCATAATTTTATAGATGGCAAagtgagactcagaaaagttaagtaaattatcccaagtcacacagcaggtgAGAAAGTTTGAGCAAACACAAATGGATCCATTGGCTGGAGAACAAGACATTCAAATATTAGTGTGTGTACAATTTGGTACATGGATTTCAGATGGAGAAGTTTGAATGCTGGATTAAGAAGTCTGGACTTTATTATGCAGACAGCAACAAGTTATTAAAGCACTCAGTCATTGGCCAGACTACCATGGAAGCAATTTTTAAGTGGTGGGAGGGAGAATTTGGTTAGGCCAGGGTATATCAACCTCAAcatactgacatttggggccagataattttttgttgttgagagaTGTCCCGTGCATTGTAGAAGgctttagcagcatccctggcctctacccactagatgctgGTAGAACCAgactccctctcccccctcccccccagttaAGAACCACTGAGTGATGCTAAACCAGGAGGAgggtataaaagtaaaagaagatgGTATTAATTTGAAAGTCATTTTGGTGGCAGATGTAACAGAATTTCTTAAAATCCATGAAATCTAGAGATGAGAAGAGAAaggtgttaaaataaaattagtttcatctgctgaaattctcaaatatgttatgaataaaaaatgaaatctaagaTTACAAGTAGAGAATGGTCCTTTATTAGACAATAATTATCATTCCACCAGTTCCTGAGGAATCCAGAGAATACTTACAAGATTTTACGGgctcaccaataaaaaaataagcattttctttTAGATAAGCATTTTCATGacaataatttctatttttcttaatgttaagCTGATGATTTAATAATTAAGTCTTTAACAGATCAAACTAATATATACATGGACTTTTTGCACAAGAGATGACTTTGATACAAATGTGTACttaaatgcaaaattattaaatatgaacTTTTCCTTAAAATCTGACTTCTTTATAGGGCTGGTAAGAAATTATCTGTAGGCAAGGCTGACCAGATGGTTGCCTCACAAATTGATTCCCGGACATTTTGCATCTTTTGTGCTAGCCAACTACTGCACGCAAAATTCCAGCATTACATGGTATAAACAAGATAGAGAAGTCCGTACTGAGACATGGAACATATTGGGTCCTATCTAAAGTAGAAATATCCTACTTCGAGTTGATTTTACTGGGTgcagggaaaaaacaacaacctagccttctttgattataaaaaaatgaatattgtcACATATCTGTGTTAACTGAGCAAGATACCACATGACATTCAAGTTTAACTTAAGtacaagaaagcaagaaaaaggaatgggATTTCTAAGTTAAAGTTCAAAGAAACAGCTACAAACACACTCTTAAGGTTAAGGTGGCTTTCGATTCCTCATATACTATCAAATACTTCCATTTCACCCTTAGTACCTTATAGAATTACCCTCCAGTCACCGGATCTAGAACAAGACGCTATTTAAGATGGTCAACAAAGGATGGCATTCGAGATCTAGAAATGAGAGCGTGGGGGAGACGTGGGGCTGGGAGCTCCGGCCAAGGCAAGTCGGCAGAATTGGGGCGCCTTCGAGGCCTTCAGTAACCATGCCAACCAAGTAGCAAGGCAACGTCTGCGCCGGCTTCAAGCTCGGCAGCGCGGGACCCTGGCTAGGCTCTCCCGGGCCTCCGACCGGAATACGCACGCCTGGCACTGTCGGAAAATGGAGGGGAACCTAGGGGAGCTGAGAACTCGACGCACACAAAGAAGCTGCCAATTGCGTGCGGCCCTCGCACATACTTACTTTTTCAACTCGGGAGGATGAGCTTTGCTCATGGTGCCTACTCAGCGAGCTCAAAAGAAGCCTCCAAACGGAATTCGCGGCCTTCCTCGCGCTCCCGCGGCAAACCCAGGGTTTCGCGTCTGACGCCACTGACACCGTTAACCAATGGGTTGTCGGCCCCTTTCACATTTCAACTCGCGATACTTAGGGGAAGCCTGGAAGTGTCCATCAGCCCCAAGCTTCCGGTTGCGTCGCCAGCGATTGGCCTGGACGG of Rhinolophus sinicus isolate RSC01 linkage group LG05, ASM3656204v1, whole genome shotgun sequence contains these proteins:
- the SNRPG gene encoding small nuclear ribonucleoprotein G codes for the protein MSKAHPPELKKFMDKKLSLKLNGGRHVQGILRGFDPFMNLVIDECVEMATSGQQNNIGMVVIRGNSIIMLEALERV